A single window of Methylomarinum sp. Ch1-1 DNA harbors:
- a CDS encoding IS66 family transposase: MLIGAVRKARITPPDTPLSETYRLQLLLYQQMCIQMKTHEHKKTAALATEMLNDWTAIFQVLDQPHQPLTNNEAERALRHWVILRGICYGTRSENGTRVFAILISVIETCRKRNQSPWIYLAQVIASQRSGLPVPALPIVRVSE, encoded by the coding sequence GTGTTGATAGGTGCGGTACGCAAAGCGCGAATAACACCACCTGATACGCCACTTTCTGAAACTTATCGCCTGCAATTACTGCTCTATCAGCAGATGTGTATACAAATGAAAACCCATGAACATAAGAAAACAGCAGCATTAGCCACGGAAATGCTAAATGACTGGACAGCTATTTTTCAAGTTCTGGATCAACCGCATCAGCCCTTAACGAATAATGAAGCGGAGCGAGCGTTGCGCCACTGGGTTATTTTACGCGGCATTTGCTATGGCACGCGCTCGGAAAATGGGACGCGTGTGTTCGCTATTTTAATCAGCGTCATTGAAACCTGCCGCAAAAGAAATCAGTCACCGTGGATTTATTTGGCACAAGTGATCGCAAGTCAGCGGTCAGGCTTGCCGGTACCGGCCTTGCCAATTGTTAGGGTGTCTGAATAA
- a CDS encoding DUF3987 domain-containing protein, with product MTRQVKSVDFNDVLVEKGIDATKDIILDQVAEVGHDAQIDQEIEKQNALLNPPPVLAAAAYHGFLKDIVEVATAHSEASQVAVASNVIALFCASIGRVAYQDIGDGLCHARPFFLHVGKTGKARKGTAEHTPRRIFQEVGQLLGDGFPSLKRHDGGLSTGEGLGWVIRDPIEGKGGDNIDDGVSDKRLMVVEAEFAGAMAAASREKNNLSAIIRTTWDGRTISPLVKNAKWSATDPHVVLTGHITAPELIEKMTAVDAQSGFMNRFIILHVARPKLVPLPKRTPNEEIKRLAVKIAEAVEYATNGDVTKPGRLEVRLSPDAARYWTHHYPEITKDHDGIVGALLVRSEIYTRMLAMIFALFDQKSTIERVHIDAALAWVNYWQASVRYIFQTLAAKAESEKLNETSKTLLEFITKNDGCTRTAITSSFRNKLSAAEITTALNVLLNSAPPLIKQETKPRPDGKAGKGTTVFYTV from the coding sequence ATGACAAGACAAGTGAAATCTGTCGATTTTAACGATGTGCTTGTTGAAAAAGGAATTGATGCAACCAAGGACATAATCTTAGATCAGGTGGCGGAAGTGGGACACGATGCACAGATAGATCAGGAGATTGAAAAACAGAATGCTTTGTTAAACCCGCCGCCAGTGCTGGCGGCGGCGGCTTATCACGGTTTTTTAAAGGACATTGTGGAGGTGGCAACCGCTCATAGTGAGGCGTCCCAGGTGGCGGTTGCGTCGAATGTGATTGCGTTATTTTGCGCTTCAATTGGCCGTGTCGCTTATCAGGACATCGGTGATGGATTATGCCATGCAAGGCCATTTTTTCTGCATGTGGGTAAAACCGGCAAGGCGAGAAAAGGCACGGCGGAGCATACGCCACGGCGAATTTTTCAAGAAGTTGGGCAACTATTGGGCGATGGTTTCCCAAGTCTTAAACGTCACGACGGCGGCTTATCGACCGGAGAAGGCTTGGGTTGGGTGATTCGTGATCCAATCGAAGGCAAGGGCGGCGATAACATTGATGATGGCGTGAGCGACAAGCGGTTGATGGTTGTTGAGGCTGAGTTTGCCGGAGCAATGGCGGCGGCTTCACGAGAGAAAAACAACTTATCGGCCATTATCCGCACGACGTGGGACGGTCGGACGATCAGCCCGCTAGTGAAGAATGCGAAATGGTCGGCAACAGATCCGCATGTAGTCCTAACGGGGCATATTACGGCGCCGGAATTGATAGAGAAAATGACGGCGGTTGATGCGCAATCCGGTTTCATGAATCGATTCATCATTTTGCACGTAGCTAGGCCGAAACTCGTTCCTTTACCGAAGCGAACGCCAAACGAAGAAATCAAACGCTTGGCGGTCAAGATTGCCGAAGCGGTGGAATATGCAACCAATGGCGATGTTACGAAACCGGGCCGTCTTGAAGTCAGGTTATCGCCCGATGCGGCGCGATATTGGACGCACCATTACCCAGAGATTACCAAAGATCATGACGGCATTGTCGGCGCGTTGCTGGTGCGGTCCGAAATCTATACCAGAATGTTGGCAATGATCTTTGCCTTGTTCGATCAGAAAAGCACTATTGAACGCGTACATATCGATGCGGCGTTGGCCTGGGTGAACTATTGGCAAGCATCGGTTCGTTACATATTTCAGACACTAGCGGCCAAAGCCGAATCTGAAAAGCTTAATGAAACGTCAAAAACATTGCTGGAGTTTATAACCAAAAACGATGGATGTACTCGGACGGCGATTACGAGCAGCTTCAGAAATAAGTTATCAGCGGCGGAGATTACCACTGCATTAAATGTGTTGCTGAACTCTGCACCGCCATTGATTAAGCAGGAAACCAAGCCAAGACCTGATGGAAAAGCCGGAAAGGGAACCACTGTTTTTTATACGGTGTAA
- the narJ gene encoding nitrate reductase molybdenum cofactor assembly chaperone translates to MHTFKILSVLLTYPQQETLDALGEMAEIIERETHLSNVHKKAVQSLIDSYRGADLLDLQERYVALFDRGRFLSLHIFEHVHGESRDRGQAMIDLLELYRTHGFELSARELPDFIPLFLEFLTQLASREQALQLLRDAMPVLSLLGARLAERGSRFHVIFDALADIAGEPEDIADIRRQAAVEGEDESLVNMDAIWEEEAVSFMAAGEPCQTQTGTVNPITITPRDQILKSPRNRSL, encoded by the coding sequence ATGCATACTTTTAAAATTCTGTCGGTGTTGCTCACTTATCCGCAACAAGAGACACTGGATGCGCTCGGTGAAATGGCGGAGATTATCGAACGCGAAACGCATCTGTCCAACGTCCACAAAAAAGCGGTCCAGTCCCTGATCGATTCCTATCGCGGCGCCGATTTACTGGACCTGCAGGAGCGTTATGTGGCGTTGTTCGACCGCGGCCGATTCTTATCGCTGCATATTTTCGAACATGTCCATGGCGAATCGCGGGATCGCGGCCAGGCCATGATCGATCTGCTTGAACTCTATCGAACCCATGGTTTCGAATTGAGTGCCCGGGAACTGCCGGATTTCATTCCGTTATTCTTGGAGTTTCTGACTCAACTCGCCTCGCGCGAACAAGCCCTGCAACTGCTGCGCGATGCCATGCCGGTGCTTAGCCTTTTAGGCGCCCGCCTAGCGGAGCGCGGCAGCAGGTTTCATGTCATTTTCGATGCCTTGGCGGATATTGCCGGCGAGCCGGAAGATATTGCCGATATCCGGCGACAGGCCGCCGTGGAAGGCGAAGACGAGTCGCTGGTTAATATGGATGCCATCTGGGAGGAAGAAGCCGTCAGCTTCATGGCGGCTGGCGAACCTTGCCAAACCCAAACCGGAACCGTCAATCCGATTACTATCACGCCGCGCGATCAAATTTTGAAGTCGCCGCGAAATCGCTCTCTCTGA
- a CDS encoding DUF6444 domain-containing protein — MQLSNQDLSQIDEDELLNLPEEELRYLSIKLLNDLKEARERLSQNSRNSSRPPSSEAPWDKAATDNTNDQEQTEIDKSAETEDTVTPPSPSKKDQQQSADPNNEHQEPRKPGKQPGAQGFGRTQKLAITHYQDHYPEICACCHQTLEPRHAIAYAAYETINVEWGDVEHPGILVTHTKHTLYEVVCANGHITRKEVSRSSHAQLPGISRTEWRLVGPGLAAMIVCLAYRMRLSRERIQEFYMTG, encoded by the coding sequence ATGCAACTCAGTAACCAGGACCTAAGCCAAATCGATGAAGACGAGCTTCTCAATTTACCGGAAGAGGAATTACGTTACCTATCGATTAAGTTACTTAACGACCTAAAAGAAGCGCGTGAGCGCTTAAGCCAAAATTCGCGCAACAGCTCTCGTCCACCTAGCAGCGAAGCGCCTTGGGATAAAGCAGCTACAGATAATACAAACGATCAAGAACAAACGGAGATCGATAAGTCTGCTGAAACGGAAGACACCGTCACCCCCCCGTCGCCTTCTAAAAAAGATCAGCAACAGTCCGCTGATCCTAACAATGAACATCAAGAACCCCGCAAACCCGGCAAACAACCAGGCGCACAAGGCTTTGGCCGAACACAAAAGCTAGCCATTACCCACTATCAAGATCATTACCCTGAAATATGTGCCTGCTGCCATCAAACATTAGAGCCGCGTCATGCTATCGCCTATGCCGCGTATGAAACAATCAATGTCGAATGGGGCGATGTTGAGCATCCAGGCATTCTAGTCACCCATACCAAGCACACTCTCTATGAAGTAGTGTGCGCCAATGGACATATCACGCGCAAAGAAGTCAGTCGTAGCAGTCATGCTCAATTGCCGGGTATTAGCCGAACTGAATGGCGTTTAGTGGGGCCTGGACTGGCAGCAATGATTGTTTGTCTTGCCTACCGTATGCGCCTATCGCGTGAGCGTATTCAGGAATTTTATATGACTGGTTAG
- a CDS encoding toprim domain-containing protein — protein sequence MTDSNEACRGVTCAETGVIDKSGLENVIEQMLAVGLTGLTERDLIVDGALHRFRPDWEPKKNKKRAWYVLFPFRLDDGKELVAGSFGWFKGAETFSYNVGLQAIRTFSKEERRRYAAEQERKRIEAEQERQSQIEETAQRAAEIWAKLPCRGRSAYLQRKKVAAFNTRFTRGSIVLPVYGFDKKLTGLQFIDGDGNKKFLTGTVKKGRFCILGERIKSNDFLAIVEGYATGASIRMATGWIVFIAFDAGNLRPVAVAVRERYPLAKIVLCADDDIDNQDNPGRTKATDAARAVGGIVIYPTWRSAT from the coding sequence ATGACTGATTCTAATGAGGCCTGTCGCGGCGTTACGTGCGCGGAGACAGGCGTAATCGATAAAAGCGGCCTGGAGAATGTTATCGAGCAGATGCTTGCCGTAGGCCTAACAGGGCTGACTGAGCGTGATCTTATTGTGGACGGTGCGTTGCATCGTTTCCGGCCAGACTGGGAACCGAAGAAAAACAAAAAGCGGGCCTGGTACGTTCTTTTTCCATTCAGACTGGATGATGGAAAAGAGTTAGTTGCCGGGTCGTTCGGCTGGTTTAAAGGGGCTGAAACTTTTTCCTACAATGTCGGATTGCAGGCTATTCGGACTTTTTCAAAAGAAGAACGCCGGCGATATGCCGCAGAACAGGAACGCAAGCGTATTGAAGCGGAGCAAGAGCGACAAAGCCAGATCGAGGAAACGGCACAACGGGCGGCGGAGATTTGGGCAAAGTTGCCGTGTCGTGGACGATCAGCCTATCTTCAGCGTAAAAAAGTGGCGGCGTTCAATACGCGCTTTACGCGGGGATCCATCGTTTTGCCGGTTTATGGTTTTGATAAAAAGCTGACCGGATTACAGTTCATCGATGGCGATGGCAATAAAAAATTTCTAACTGGAACTGTAAAAAAAGGGCGTTTTTGCATTCTGGGTGAGCGTATCAAGTCAAATGATTTTCTAGCAATTGTGGAAGGGTACGCGACCGGAGCCAGTATTAGAATGGCAACAGGGTGGATCGTATTCATTGCCTTCGATGCCGGAAATTTACGGCCTGTCGCTGTCGCCGTGCGTGAACGCTATCCGTTGGCGAAAATTGTTTTATGCGCGGATGACGATATCGATAATCAAGATAATCCTGGGAGAACCAAAGCGACTGACGCGGCGCGCGCGGTTGGCGGGATTGTGATCTATCCCACCTGGAGATCAGCGACATGA
- the glmM gene encoding phosphoglucosamine mutase, with amino-acid sequence MAKKYFGTDGIRGKVGSYPITADFMLKLGWATGRVFAKEGSGFVLVGKDTRISGYMFESALEAGLSAAGVDTRMLGPMPTPGIAYLTRTLRAKAGIVISASHNPYYDNGIKFFSVDGTKLPDGLEYQIEKYLDSPMTTVESAHLGKVKRVGDAAGRYIEFCKATVPTRLDFKGMRIVIDCAHGATYHIAPHVFSEVGAEVVAIGADPDGLNINDECGATKPENLVAKVREYRADLGIALDGDGDRLIMVDHKGEIVDGDELIYIIAKSRLKAGKLAGPVVGTLMTNLGMEHALNKEGVKLLRAKVGDRYVMEMLVEQNGILGGEGSGHIICLDRTTTGDGIVAALQVLAEMRYSGKSLHELKSGMEKYPQVLLNVRVERKVDLDKLDSVKKAVGAVEKSLGSNGRVLLRASGTEPLIRVMVEGVNEDEVKRYANQLADDVRKAIVA; translated from the coding sequence ATGGCAAAAAAATATTTCGGTACAGACGGTATCAGGGGTAAGGTAGGTTCATATCCGATTACTGCGGATTTTATGCTGAAACTGGGTTGGGCAACCGGCCGCGTCTTTGCGAAAGAGGGGAGCGGCTTCGTCTTGGTCGGCAAGGATACCCGTATATCCGGTTACATGTTTGAGTCGGCGTTGGAAGCCGGCTTGTCGGCAGCCGGCGTGGACACCCGCATGCTGGGGCCAATGCCGACCCCCGGCATTGCTTATTTGACTCGGACCCTGCGCGCTAAGGCGGGTATCGTGATTAGCGCCTCCCATAACCCTTATTACGATAACGGCATTAAGTTTTTTTCCGTCGATGGTACTAAGTTGCCGGACGGGTTGGAATATCAGATCGAAAAATACCTCGATTCGCCGATGACGACCGTTGAATCGGCCCATTTGGGCAAGGTCAAGCGGGTCGGTGATGCGGCGGGTCGCTACATAGAATTTTGCAAGGCGACCGTACCTACCAGGCTGGATTTCAAGGGCATGAGGATCGTTATCGATTGTGCCCATGGCGCGACTTATCATATCGCACCGCATGTCTTTAGCGAGGTAGGGGCCGAAGTCGTCGCCATCGGCGCCGATCCGGATGGTTTGAATATCAATGACGAGTGCGGCGCCACTAAACCTGAGAACTTGGTTGCTAAGGTGCGGGAGTACCGTGCCGATCTCGGTATAGCCTTGGATGGCGATGGAGACCGCCTGATCATGGTGGATCATAAGGGGGAGATCGTCGATGGGGATGAATTGATTTATATCATCGCCAAATCGCGCCTCAAGGCCGGAAAATTGGCCGGGCCGGTCGTAGGTACGCTGATGACTAATTTGGGCATGGAGCACGCTCTGAATAAGGAAGGGGTCAAATTGTTGCGCGCCAAGGTCGGGGACCGCTATGTGATGGAAATGCTGGTCGAGCAAAATGGTATCTTGGGCGGTGAAGGTTCCGGTCATATCATTTGTTTGGACAGAACGACCACCGGAGACGGTATCGTTGCCGCGTTGCAGGTGCTGGCGGAAATGCGTTATAGCGGTAAAAGCCTGCATGAGCTCAAGTCCGGCATGGAAAAATATCCCCAGGTTTTGCTCAATGTGCGGGTCGAAAGAAAGGTTGATCTCGATAAGCTCGATAGCGTGAAAAAAGCGGTCGGCGCCGTTGAGAAGAGTTTGGGGAGCAATGGTCGAGTGTTGTTGCGAGCATCGGGCACCGAGCCTTTAATCAGGGTGATGGTTGAAGGGGTCAATGAAGATGAGGTCAAGAGGTACGCCAATCAGTTGGCTGATGACGTCAGGAAGGCAATCGTTGCTTGA
- the secG gene encoding preprotein translocase subunit SecG: MYQVIIVVHVLLGLGVVGLVLMQQGKGADAGAAFGSASSGSVFGAQGAASFLSRTTAVFATLFFATSLGLAVLGGYQEEQTDIMDAPAVEDVKADVPLVEGGAAPVAQEEVPQQVVNEAKESAKGGE, encoded by the coding sequence ATGTATCAGGTTATTATTGTTGTCCATGTTTTATTGGGCTTAGGTGTGGTCGGTTTGGTTTTAATGCAGCAAGGCAAGGGCGCCGATGCTGGCGCGGCTTTTGGTAGCGCTTCCTCTGGCTCGGTGTTTGGTGCTCAGGGTGCGGCTTCGTTTTTATCGAGAACGACAGCGGTCTTTGCAACATTATTCTTTGCGACCAGTCTGGGTTTGGCGGTATTAGGCGGTTATCAGGAAGAGCAAACCGACATCATGGATGCCCCGGCAGTCGAAGATGTTAAAGCTGACGTGCCTTTAGTGGAAGGTGGTGCGGCGCCAGTTGCTCAGGAAGAAGTGCCTCAGCAAGTGGTTAATGAAGCTAAGGAATCTGCCAAAGGCGGCGAATAA
- the narI gene encoding respiratory nitrate reductase subunit gamma, whose protein sequence is MNTLLFGYYPYIAMTVFLLGSLARFERDQFSWRTGSSQLLSSDDAFRRGNNLFHIGILLLFFGHFIGLLTPPAVYHSLGISTSAKQILAVIAGGIFGGICLAGIYPLIRRRLTDPRVRATSSRMDIFILLLIGFQLVLGLLTLPVSIYHYDGSSMLLLSEWAQRIVTFRSGAADVIADINFLFKLHLFFGITLFLVFPFSRLVHIWSVPLGYFNRPYQVVRKR, encoded by the coding sequence ATGAATACGCTCTTGTTCGGCTATTACCCTTACATCGCGATGACGGTGTTTTTACTCGGCAGTCTGGCGCGTTTCGAGCGCGACCAATTTAGCTGGCGTACCGGTTCCAGTCAATTATTAAGCTCTGACGATGCTTTTCGTCGCGGCAATAATTTGTTTCATATCGGAATTTTACTGTTATTTTTCGGACATTTCATCGGTCTGTTGACGCCGCCGGCTGTCTATCACAGCTTAGGTATTTCCACCTCTGCCAAGCAAATATTGGCGGTAATCGCCGGCGGTATCTTCGGCGGTATCTGCCTGGCCGGGATTTATCCGTTAATCCGCCGCCGCTTGACCGACCCCAGGGTGCGCGCGACCAGCAGTCGCATGGATATTTTCATCCTGCTGCTGATCGGTTTTCAATTGGTATTGGGCCTGCTTACCTTACCGGTGTCTATTTATCACTACGACGGCTCCAGTATGTTGCTGCTGTCGGAATGGGCGCAACGCATCGTCACGTTTAGAAGCGGCGCGGCCGATGTGATTGCCGATATCAATTTCCTGTTTAAACTGCATTTGTTTTTTGGTATCACCCTTTTTTTGGTGTTTCCATTCAGCCGTTTGGTGCATATCTGGAGCGTACCGCTAGGCTATTTCAATCGCCCCTATCAGGTTGTGCGTAAACGTTGA
- the tpiA gene encoding triose-phosphate isomerase: MRQSLVMGNWKMNGSRAESLALAQSIVAGLESGDQGVAVCVPFVYLSDVRSVIESTPLALGAQNVADQEKGAYTGEVSAAMLKDCGCTYALVGHSERRSYYGDSDQSVAARFCQAQKQGIIPVLCVGETLEEREQDKTFAVIDKQLDAVIDMAGIDALANSVIAYEPVWAIGTGKTASDDQAQEVHKYIRQRIAEKSQEIADKIQILYGGSVKPDNAKALFAMPDIDGGLIGGASLDADSFLSIYRSI; this comes from the coding sequence ATGCGACAATCTTTGGTTATGGGAAATTGGAAAATGAATGGTTCTCGCGCGGAGAGCCTGGCGCTTGCGCAGTCTATCGTTGCCGGTTTGGAATCGGGTGATCAGGGTGTTGCGGTTTGTGTTCCATTTGTCTATTTATCCGATGTGCGCAGCGTTATCGAATCCACTCCACTGGCTCTGGGCGCGCAAAATGTGGCCGACCAAGAAAAAGGCGCTTATACCGGCGAAGTTTCGGCGGCTATGTTGAAAGATTGTGGTTGCACCTATGCTTTGGTTGGACACTCCGAGCGACGCTCTTACTACGGCGATAGCGATCAGTCGGTCGCGGCAAGATTCTGTCAGGCGCAGAAACAAGGTATAATACCAGTATTATGTGTCGGAGAAACTCTGGAAGAGCGCGAACAGGACAAAACCTTTGCCGTTATCGACAAGCAATTGGATGCCGTCATCGATATGGCGGGAATTGACGCCTTAGCGAACTCTGTGATCGCTTACGAGCCGGTTTGGGCGATAGGCACCGGTAAAACAGCGAGCGATGATCAGGCTCAGGAAGTCCATAAATATATTCGTCAGCGTATTGCTGAGAAAAGTCAGGAAATAGCCGATAAGATCCAGATTTTATACGGCGGTAGCGTTAAGCCTGATAATGCCAAAGCGTTGTTTGCGATGCCTGATATCGATGGTGGGTTGATTGGTGGCGCTTCTCTAGATGCTGACTCCTTTTTGAGCATTTATCGCTCGATTTAA
- a CDS encoding tyrosine-type recombinase/integrase has product MLTNTAIKNAKPKEKPYKLTDEKGLYLLINPTGSKLFRFNYRIQGKQKTMSIGGYPDVTLAKAREKRDEARKQIADGIDPMQEKKTDSNLFIDLAMLWFKAKQRIIEPMTHKKKLRRFELHVFPVIGQTPVKDVKSPDVFNVVRPLVEKHKIDSAHRIRAEISEIYAYAIAHGLTGYDPAQAVAKQIPAHKAKHRTALTEPKDVGQLMRAIYAYSGTFVVQQALRISPLLFQRPGEIRAMEWADIDFTAKEWRYLVTKTKIQHIVPLSDQAITILREIEPLTGAGRYVFPSSRNDGRPMSDNAVRTALRAMGYTNDDVTPHGFRTTASTLLNEQGWSPDAIERQLSHMPRDQVRAAYNRAQYLDERRRMMQAWADYLDGLKNGAEVIPIRKQV; this is encoded by the coding sequence ATGTTGACGAATACAGCTATCAAGAACGCCAAGCCGAAAGAGAAGCCTTATAAGCTCACTGACGAGAAAGGGCTTTATCTGCTCATAAATCCCACTGGCAGCAAGTTGTTTAGGTTTAATTACCGCATTCAAGGCAAGCAAAAAACCATGTCCATCGGGGGGTATCCCGATGTAACGCTTGCCAAGGCCAGAGAGAAGCGCGACGAAGCAAGGAAACAAATTGCTGACGGTATCGACCCCATGCAGGAAAAGAAAACCGATAGTAACTTGTTTATCGATTTGGCTATGCTGTGGTTTAAGGCAAAACAAAGAATCATCGAGCCGATGACGCACAAGAAAAAACTTCGACGCTTTGAACTGCATGTGTTTCCGGTTATTGGGCAAACCCCGGTTAAAGACGTGAAGTCGCCGGATGTGTTCAACGTGGTAAGGCCATTGGTCGAAAAACACAAAATAGATTCGGCACACCGTATCCGGGCCGAAATAAGCGAAATTTACGCCTATGCCATAGCGCACGGCTTAACTGGGTACGACCCGGCGCAAGCGGTCGCCAAACAAATACCAGCGCATAAGGCGAAACATCGCACGGCATTGACCGAACCCAAGGACGTGGGTCAGCTTATGCGGGCAATTTATGCCTATAGCGGAACGTTTGTGGTTCAGCAAGCTTTAAGAATTTCACCGTTATTGTTCCAGCGCCCTGGAGAAATCAGGGCAATGGAGTGGGCTGATATCGACTTTACAGCAAAGGAATGGCGATATCTGGTCACAAAAACGAAGATTCAGCACATTGTCCCGCTTTCCGATCAGGCTATCACGATTTTGCGCGAGATCGAGCCGCTTACCGGGGCCGGGAGGTATGTTTTCCCTTCCAGCCGTAACGATGGCCGTCCCATGTCCGATAATGCGGTTAGAACGGCGCTACGGGCGATGGGTTACACCAATGACGATGTAACGCCGCACGGGTTCAGAACAACGGCAAGTACACTATTGAACGAACAAGGCTGGAGTCCTGACGCGATCGAGCGGCAATTATCACACATGCCAAGGGATCAGGTGCGGGCGGCCTATAACCGGGCGCAATACCTGGACGAACGCCGCCGCATGATGCAAGCCTGGGCCGATTACCTGGACGGCCTTAAAAACGGCGCTGAGGTGATACCGATCAGGAAACAGGTATAA
- a CDS encoding IS66 family transposase encodes MNNTLHESGAAAMPLEDEFAQEIINSELLHVDETSWMEHTTFLWLWVFSTNRVTAYWIATRSAELLENLLGDDFNGWLMSDGYTVYRKYLSRLRCWAHLLRKAKGLNESLNRDAQLLVNKRTIYWLC; translated from the coding sequence ATCAATAATACCCTACATGAAAGTGGCGCAGCGGCTATGCCGCTTGAAGATGAGTTTGCACAAGAAATCATTAACAGCGAATTGCTGCATGTAGACGAAACCTCCTGGATGGAGCACACGACTTTTCTTTGGTTATGGGTGTTCAGTACGAATCGCGTCACAGCCTATTGGATTGCTACGCGTAGCGCTGAATTATTGGAAAATCTTTTAGGCGACGACTTTAATGGTTGGTTAATGAGCGATGGCTACACGGTTTATCGCAAATATCTGAGTCGGTTACGTTGCTGGGCTCATCTTCTGCGTAAAGCGAAAGGGCTCAATGAAAGCTTAAACAGAGACGCCCAGCTTTTGGTCAACAAACGCACGATTTACTGGCTGTGTTGA
- a CDS encoding helix-turn-helix transcriptional regulator — translation MSVHQLPSTGYLRLPQIIGDPKKGIPAVIPVSKTSWYEGVKAGRYPAPVKLSPRCSAWRVEDIKRLIDEVSA, via the coding sequence ATGAGTGTTCATCAATTACCCAGTACGGGTTATCTTCGATTGCCGCAAATAATCGGCGATCCAAAAAAAGGCATTCCTGCCGTTATTCCTGTTTCAAAAACAAGCTGGTATGAAGGCGTAAAAGCCGGTCGTTACCCAGCGCCGGTGAAGCTATCGCCGCGCTGTTCCGCCTGGCGGGTGGAAGATATTAAACGCCTCATCGATGAGGTGTCCGCGTGA
- a CDS encoding head decoration protein, which translates to MAILTEKNRAGEFLLSEVDPTFREAITLIAGQNLKAGAILGRIETGAASSSADGGNTGDGTLSAVSLVEGIQAGDYVLTVTTSAVDGGEFQVTDPQGDVIGIGAVGAAFTGGGLSFTLSDGTIDFVVGDRFIITVAEGSLKYTQLNPAGIDGSQYAAAILYDDVDASLADSEAIAIERLAVANDSLLVWPAGISADEKAGAIGHLKSNHLMIR; encoded by the coding sequence ATGGCTATTTTGACAGAGAAAAACCGTGCCGGTGAGTTTCTTTTAAGCGAAGTTGACCCAACTTTTAGAGAGGCAATAACTTTGATTGCCGGGCAAAACCTGAAGGCTGGCGCCATACTGGGCAGAATTGAGACCGGGGCGGCCTCATCATCAGCTGACGGCGGCAATACCGGCGATGGGACGCTTAGCGCCGTTTCCCTTGTAGAGGGTATCCAAGCGGGTGATTATGTTCTGACAGTTACCACGTCGGCGGTTGATGGCGGTGAATTTCAAGTGACTGACCCACAAGGCGACGTGATTGGGATCGGTGCCGTAGGCGCTGCATTTACCGGCGGCGGGCTTTCGTTCACTTTATCCGATGGAACGATTGATTTTGTTGTGGGTGACCGTTTTATCATCACTGTGGCTGAGGGTTCCCTGAAATACACCCAGCTTAATCCCGCCGGGATCGATGGCAGCCAGTACGCGGCGGCCATTTTATATGATGATGTGGACGCTTCTTTAGCTGATTCTGAAGCCATAGCAATAGAACGGTTGGCTGTTGCTAATGACAGCTTGCTGGTTTGGCCGGCCGGCATATCGGCTGATGAAAAGGCGGGCGCGATCGGACATCTTAAAAGCAATCATTTAATGATTCGATAA
- a CDS encoding FlgO family outer membrane protein: protein MKYRKIIICCFASLIFLGCSSSPKPTPYSQLPKDRLTVSHGKLAAQALIKQAQNRLGRGSSIIVASFVDVNDLTRSTALGRILSQQFVTQFTNYEYNVVELLLRKNIYITEKGGEFLLSRQVKSISNKHQANAVVVGSYAAGIDTVFVTAKVVDVASNLVIASVDFSIPLDPNTSMMLKQ from the coding sequence ATGAAATATAGAAAAATAATTATTTGTTGCTTTGCCAGCCTAATATTTTTAGGCTGCTCTTCATCACCAAAGCCAACCCCATATAGCCAACTGCCGAAAGATAGGTTAACCGTTTCCCATGGAAAGCTTGCTGCGCAAGCGTTAATTAAACAAGCCCAAAATAGACTGGGTAGAGGAAGCTCAATCATCGTTGCAAGCTTTGTAGATGTCAACGACTTGACGCGCTCAACGGCGTTAGGTCGCATACTTAGCCAACAGTTTGTTACACAATTCACAAACTATGAATATAATGTAGTTGAACTGCTTTTAAGGAAAAATATCTATATTACTGAAAAAGGCGGAGAGTTTCTCCTATCAAGACAAGTCAAAAGCATTAGCAATAAACATCAAGCTAACGCCGTGGTTGTCGGCTCTTACGCTGCCGGCATTGACACGGTCTTTGTTACGGCTAAAGTCGTCGACGTAGCATCAAATCTTGTTATTGCTTCTGTAGACTTCAGTATTCCACTCGACCCTAATACAAGCATGATGCTGAAACAATAG